A part of Gramella sp. MAR_2010_147 genomic DNA contains:
- a CDS encoding glyoxalase superfamily protein → MSNSDNFSHSAAIFPVGNLELSLDFYTKKLGFEKTFEWGEPVYYAVVKRGGVGIHLTKRSDGGRPSRYHRALYIFVNDIDKLNKDCKNKNVRIVNDLEQRDYKMRDFDIEDPDGFIITFGKGE, encoded by the coding sequence ATGTCAAATTCAGATAATTTCTCTCATTCCGCAGCAATATTTCCGGTAGGAAACCTAGAGCTTTCCTTAGATTTTTATACTAAAAAATTAGGTTTTGAAAAGACTTTTGAATGGGGAGAACCCGTCTATTATGCAGTAGTAAAAAGAGGCGGTGTTGGAATTCATCTAACTAAACGTTCTGACGGTGGCCGACCTTCCCGCTACCACCGTGCACTTTACATCTTCGTAAATGATATTGATAAGTTAAATAAGGATTGTAAAAATAAGAACGTACGCATTGTAAATGATCTGGAGCAAAGGGATTATAAAATGAGAGATTTTGACATTGAAGATCCAGATGGCTTTATCATAACATTTGGTAAAGGAGAATAA
- a CDS encoding GNAT family N-acetyltransferase translates to MSKSNLKIRLAKPQEFEEIGKLMVKVYSQLDGFPSQTEQPEYYKMLLNIGDLTKKPHTDLIVAISEENEVMAAVVYFNDMSVYGSGGTATKEKNSSGFRLLAVDPRFRGKGLGKKLSQVCIDKARKDGNEQVIIHSTKFMQVAWKIYKELGFKRSEDLDFWQGQLPVFGFRFKL, encoded by the coding sequence ATGAGTAAAAGCAATTTAAAAATAAGATTAGCAAAACCTCAGGAATTTGAAGAAATAGGAAAACTTATGGTTAAGGTCTATTCACAATTAGACGGATTTCCTTCCCAAACTGAACAACCTGAATATTATAAGATGCTTTTAAATATTGGTGATCTCACTAAAAAACCCCATACCGATCTTATCGTTGCAATTTCAGAAGAAAATGAAGTCATGGCTGCTGTGGTATATTTTAATGACATGAGTGTATATGGCTCTGGAGGTACCGCTACAAAAGAGAAAAATTCATCAGGTTTCAGATTATTGGCTGTAGATCCAAGATTTCGAGGAAAAGGGCTCGGGAAAAAGCTTAGCCAGGTTTGTATTGATAAAGCCAGAAAAGATGGCAATGAGCAGGTTATTATTCATTCTACCAAATTTATGCAGGTTGCCTGGAAGATCTATAAAGAACTAGGTTTTAAAAGATCTGAAGATTTAGATTTCTGGCAGGGACAGTTACCTGTTTTTGGTTTTCGATTTAAACTTTAA